The Flavobacteriales bacterium genome includes a region encoding these proteins:
- a CDS encoding ABC transporter ATP-binding protein, whose product MTHLIDVQNLNIYFDSNNQPIQVVKNFNLTLQTGQIVGIVGESGSGKSVSLLSLTRLIENARLQSDKMSFFVENEEIDLLHANQSQLRKIRGNHISYIFQEPMTALHPLFTCGFQVAESIMLHQHLDKNKALKKAIELFDEMRLPNAEAVAQSYPHQLSGGQRQRVMIALALANNPDVVVADEPTTALDSILQKDITEKMVMSCKQRQTGLVLISHDIKLIQEYTDHLIVMYKGSMVEQGKTADVVQNPQSIYTQSLLQCQPNLSKKSQVLPTIHELANYDGNSFIPKSFVNTLFEFKPIENEAYISISNLNKTFRNKNRTIQALANINFDIFKGETLGLIGESGCGKSTLSKIIIGLLQADSGEILFSGKPAYKQRKEFAKKVQMIFQDPYSSLNPSMKVGKIIGEVLSVHGITDTKSETKLKVEQLLIEVGLKPSDYDKYPHEFSGGQRQRISIARALAVEPDLIICDESVSALDVSVQAQILNLFNQLKATRQLTYLFISHDLNVVSYICDRILVMQNGEIVEQGSAEKIVTNPENSYTKVLLSGVR is encoded by the coding sequence ATGACTCATTTGATTGATGTTCAAAATCTTAACATTTATTTTGATTCAAACAATCAACCCATTCAGGTTGTCAAAAACTTTAACTTAACCCTGCAAACAGGCCAAATTGTTGGCATTGTAGGCGAATCCGGATCCGGCAAAAGCGTTAGCTTACTTAGCTTAACTCGGCTCATTGAAAATGCCCGATTGCAAAGTGATAAAATGTCATTTTTCGTCGAAAATGAAGAAATTGATTTATTGCACGCCAACCAGTCGCAGCTCAGAAAAATTAGGGGAAATCATATTTCCTATATTTTTCAAGAACCCATGACTGCTCTTCACCCACTTTTCACCTGCGGATTTCAAGTGGCAGAATCCATAATGCTACACCAGCATCTCGACAAAAATAAAGCTCTAAAAAAAGCCATTGAATTGTTTGATGAAATGAGGCTTCCCAATGCGGAGGCGGTGGCTCAAAGCTATCCTCACCAGCTTAGCGGCGGACAACGGCAGCGGGTAATGATTGCCCTTGCCTTGGCCAACAATCCGGATGTGGTGGTGGCAGATGAACCAACAACCGCGTTGGATAGCATTTTGCAAAAAGATATTACCGAAAAAATGGTGATGAGCTGCAAGCAGCGGCAGACGGGTTTGGTGCTTATTTCGCATGATATTAAATTAATTCAGGAATACACCGACCATTTAATTGTGATGTATAAAGGCAGCATGGTGGAACAGGGTAAAACCGCTGATGTAGTGCAAAATCCGCAGAGCATTTACACCCAAAGCCTACTGCAATGTCAACCAAATCTCTCAAAAAAATCGCAGGTATTGCCAACCATTCATGAATTAGCCAATTATGATGGCAACTCTTTTATTCCAAAATCGTTTGTCAATACACTTTTTGAATTTAAACCTATTGAAAATGAAGCCTATATAAGTATTAGTAATCTAAACAAAACTTTTAGGAATAAAAACAGGACTATTCAGGCACTTGCCAATATCAACTTCGATATTTTTAAAGGAGAAACCTTAGGACTAATAGGCGAATCGGGTTGTGGCAAAAGCACGCTCAGCAAAATAATCATTGGGCTTTTACAGGCCGATTCTGGCGAAATATTGTTTTCAGGAAAACCTGCTTATAAACAACGGAAGGAATTTGCAAAAAAAGTACAGATGATTTTTCAAGACCCATATAGTTCCTTAAATCCATCCATGAAAGTGGGCAAAATCATTGGTGAGGTTTTGAGCGTTCATGGCATAACAGACACCAAGTCAGAAACCAAGTTAAAAGTAGAACAACTGTTAATTGAAGTGGGGTTAAAACCCTCTGATTATGACAAATATCCGCACGAATTTTCTGGTGGACAGCGACAACGGATAAGCATTGCCAGAGCTTTGGCAGTGGAGCCAGACTTGATTATTTGCGACGAATCGGTTTCGGCTTTGGATGTTTCCGTTCAAGCTCAAATTCTAAATCTTTTCAATCAATTAAAAGCCACCCGACAGCTTACCTACTTATTTATTTCGCACGATTTAAACGTGGTGAGCTATATCTGCGACCGCATCTTGGTAATGCAAAATGGCGAAATTGTGGAACAAGGAAGTGCTGAAAAAATTGTTACCAATCCCGAAAATAGCTATACCAAAGTTTTGTTGAGTGGTGTTAGATAG
- a CDS encoding DUF4293 domain-containing protein — MIQRIQSLYLLVVAVVAAMLLLADIDFYKETGKVRQETELITVSVNYVQAHVNQEVIEKTSILSYLIAAIGFIALAAIFLFKNRKLQLRFALIIMSLCVAVGIFMYRYSYGIGYTEFETKTELLMGAYFPLTLLIFAAMAYRGIQKDEKLVKSLDRIR, encoded by the coding sequence ATGATTCAACGCATTCAATCTTTGTATTTGTTGGTGGTGGCCGTAGTTGCCGCCATGTTGCTTTTGGCTGATATTGATTTTTATAAAGAAACGGGTAAAGTACGCCAAGAAACGGAGCTTATAACTGTTTCGGTTAATTACGTTCAAGCACATGTTAATCAAGAGGTTATAGAAAAAACATCCATTCTTAGTTATCTTATTGCGGCCATCGGATTTATTGCCTTGGCTGCCATATTTTTATTCAAAAACAGAAAACTTCAGCTACGTTTTGCACTAATTATCATGTCGCTTTGTGTGGCTGTTGGTATTTTTATGTATCGATATAGCTACGGCATTGGATACACCGAGTTTGAAACAAAAACAGAACTTTTAATGGGAGCATATTTTCCTTTAACGCTGTTAATTTTTGCCGCCATGGCCTATCGAGGCATTCAAAAAGATGAAAAATTGGTAAAGTCGCTGGATAGAATCAGGTAA
- a CDS encoding acetyl-CoA C-acyltransferase has product MKSVYVIDAVRTAVGKFGGTLATVRPDDLAAIVIKSIVQRNPNVDFSQIEDVIMGAANQAGEDNRNVARMASLMAGLPVEVPGITVNRLCASGLQAIGDAAKNIMVGYGDLFLAGGVESMTRAPFVMAKAESAFSRTPEIYDTSIGWRFTNPKLAEAYHPFAMGETAENVAERWKISREQQDEFSHQTQLKYDIAHKSGKFKNEIAPVEIAQRKGDSIIFDKDEHPRLGSMEKLAELRPAFRKNGTVTAGNSSGINDGAAMLLLASEEAVKRMNLKPIARVVSVAASGVHPDIMGIGPVSATQKALQRAGLKMEDLDLIELNEAFAAQAIACANEMHLDMEKVNVNGGSIAIGHPLGASGARISTTLLHEMQKRNVKYGLATMCVGVGQGKAIIYEKI; this is encoded by the coding sequence ATGAAATCAGTTTATGTAATCGATGCGGTTCGCACGGCGGTTGGCAAGTTTGGTGGCACTTTGGCCACAGTTCGCCCCGACGATTTAGCGGCAATTGTCATAAAAAGCATTGTTCAACGAAACCCAAACGTTGACTTTTCGCAAATAGAAGATGTCATAATGGGAGCGGCCAATCAAGCTGGAGAAGACAATAGAAATGTGGCGAGAATGGCATCATTAATGGCCGGATTGCCCGTAGAGGTTCCGGGAATAACGGTTAACCGGCTTTGTGCCAGTGGATTGCAAGCCATTGGCGATGCAGCAAAAAACATTATGGTGGGTTATGGTGATTTGTTTTTGGCGGGAGGTGTAGAAAGCATGACCCGAGCCCCATTTGTGATGGCAAAGGCGGAATCTGCCTTTTCTCGAACACCGGAAATTTACGATACATCCATTGGTTGGCGATTTACCAATCCCAAATTGGCAGAGGCATACCATCCTTTTGCCATGGGTGAAACAGCAGAAAATGTGGCTGAACGATGGAAGATAAGCCGTGAGCAACAGGATGAATTTTCGCATCAAACCCAACTGAAATACGACATAGCACATAAATCTGGAAAATTTAAGAATGAGATTGCTCCGGTTGAAATTGCTCAGCGAAAAGGAGATTCAATCATTTTTGATAAAGATGAACACCCACGACTTGGCAGCATGGAAAAATTGGCCGAGTTGCGTCCGGCATTTAGGAAAAATGGAACCGTTACCGCCGGAAACTCATCTGGCATCAACGACGGTGCAGCTATGCTTTTATTGGCTTCGGAAGAAGCGGTAAAACGTATGAATTTAAAACCAATTGCTCGCGTGGTATCGGTTGCGGCATCGGGTGTGCATCCTGATATAATGGGCATTGGTCCTGTTTCGGCCACACAAAAGGCCTTGCAACGTGCAGGCTTAAAAATGGAGGATTTGGATTTGATAGAACTGAACGAGGCTTTTGCCGCTCAAGCCATTGCCTGTGCAAACGAAATGCACTTGGATATGGAAAAAGTGAATGTAAACGGAGGTAGCATTGCCATTGGTCACCCACTTGGAGCCAGCGGAGCACGCATAAGTACCACCTTGTTACACGAAATGCAGAAGCGAAATGTGAAATATGGTTTGGCAACTATGTGCGTTGGCGTAGGACAAGGCAAAGCAATAATTTACGAAAAAATATAA
- the truA gene encoding tRNA pseudouridine(38-40) synthase TruA translates to MTRFALELQYDGTAYHGWQIQENALTVQTVLNDRLSKILQQPISTMGCGRTDTGVHASHFVCHFDAENPTFDQFLFRLNNLLPHDISVQSLYEIPTEVNVRFAAKSRTYFYYIQQVKSVFDKNYSFYFRRELDMYKMNTAGEMLLKNTDFGAFCKSHSSNITNICRVEKAEWTKQDSRLIFEIKADRFLRNMVRAIVGTMLDLGENKISPNQFEEIVASGDRKLAGQSVPAHGLFLANVEYDKNTWTLIEKIEYTTKY, encoded by the coding sequence TTGACCCGATTTGCTTTAGAACTTCAATATGACGGAACAGCCTACCACGGCTGGCAAATTCAGGAGAATGCACTAACGGTTCAGACGGTTTTAAATGATAGATTGAGCAAAATTTTGCAGCAACCCATCTCAACAATGGGGTGCGGTAGAACCGATACTGGCGTTCATGCTTCACATTTTGTATGCCATTTTGATGCAGAAAATCCAACATTTGACCAATTTTTATTCAGATTGAATAACTTGCTGCCACATGATATTTCAGTGCAAAGTCTGTATGAAATTCCGACAGAAGTGAATGTCCGTTTTGCTGCCAAAAGTAGAACCTATTTTTATTATATTCAGCAGGTTAAGTCTGTGTTTGATAAGAATTATTCATTCTATTTTCGTCGAGAATTGGATATGTACAAAATGAATACTGCTGGTGAAATGCTTCTAAAAAATACTGATTTCGGAGCATTTTGCAAAAGTCATTCGTCCAATATTACCAATATTTGTAGGGTAGAAAAAGCCGAATGGACAAAACAGGATAGTCGGCTCATTTTTGAAATAAAGGCCGACCGCTTTTTGCGAAATATGGTGCGGGCTATTGTTGGCACTATGCTTGATTTGGGTGAAAACAAAATCAGCCCAAATCAGTTTGAAGAAATAGTGGCATCAGGCGATAGAAAACTTGCAGGACAATCAGTTCCGGCCCATGGTTTGTTTTTGGCTAATGTAGAATATGATAAAAACACTTGGACATTAATAGAAAAAATTGAGTACACCACAAAATACTAA
- a CDS encoding ABC transporter ATP-binding protein: MSTPQNTKTGNAFDLQLLWRIVKLAKPFKKYAFAALATTILLALLSPLQPVLIQRTLDKYIAVGDKTGLNQMIILLVILLLTQTAVMFVNSYLTSWLGQEVINSLRQRVFNHLTSLKVKFYDKTPIGTMVTRCVSDIETIADIFSQGIITISGDMLQLVVITSIMFYTDWKLSLICLSVLPFLIWASNWFRKGVKTAFQQVRTQVARLNAFVQEHITGMSVVQIFNRENVEYEKFKEINKLHLQANVKSVFHYAIFFPIVEIITATSIGLMVWYGSKNALGGTITPGVMVSFILYLNMFFRPIRMIADRFNTMQMGMVASERIFTLIDDQSFVETSGNHTAEIKGQVTFEDVHFAYNSDEPIINGISFDVKPGKTLAIVGATGSGKSTLVRLLTKFYEYNEGKISIDEVDIKVWNLDSLRSQVAFVLQDVFLFSGSISNNIRLIDSKITEEKMLDAARQIGADSFIKNLSGGYNYDVMERGSSLSVGQRQLVSFARALAFDPKILILDEATSSVDSETEQLIQQAISKLMQGRTNIVIAHRLSTIRNADEILVLEKGKVVERGSHDELVEKEGAYFELLKNQQVEEVFY, translated from the coding sequence TTGAGTACACCACAAAATACTAAAACGGGAAATGCCTTTGATTTACAGTTGCTTTGGCGAATAGTAAAGCTGGCCAAACCCTTTAAAAAATATGCTTTTGCAGCATTGGCAACCACTATTTTATTGGCCTTGCTTTCGCCACTACAACCGGTGCTTATTCAGCGAACATTGGATAAATACATTGCCGTGGGTGATAAAACCGGGCTCAACCAAATGATTATTTTATTGGTGATTTTGCTGCTGACTCAAACGGCAGTGATGTTCGTTAATTCATACCTCACCAGTTGGTTAGGACAAGAAGTCATAAACTCATTGAGGCAGCGAGTTTTTAACCATTTAACCTCTCTCAAAGTGAAATTTTACGACAAAACACCCATCGGAACCATGGTTACGAGATGCGTGAGCGATATTGAGACAATTGCTGATATTTTCTCGCAGGGAATTATTACCATTTCAGGAGATATGCTTCAATTGGTAGTAATAACCAGCATTATGTTTTATACTGATTGGAAACTAAGTTTGATTTGTTTATCTGTTTTGCCCTTCCTCATTTGGGCTTCTAATTGGTTTCGAAAAGGAGTAAAAACCGCATTTCAGCAGGTAAGAACGCAGGTAGCAAGGCTCAATGCTTTTGTTCAGGAGCATATAACCGGAATGAGTGTGGTGCAAATTTTTAACCGAGAAAATGTTGAATATGAGAAGTTTAAGGAAATAAATAAGCTGCATTTGCAGGCCAATGTTAAATCGGTTTTTCATTATGCCATTTTTTTTCCGATTGTTGAAATTATAACGGCTACCAGCATCGGTTTGATGGTTTGGTATGGTTCAAAAAATGCACTTGGCGGCACCATAACTCCTGGGGTAATGGTATCGTTTATCTTGTACTTGAATATGTTTTTTAGGCCAATTCGAATGATTGCCGACCGTTTTAACACGATGCAAATGGGCATGGTGGCCAGCGAACGTATCTTTACGCTTATCGATGACCAAAGTTTTGTTGAAACAAGCGGAAATCACACTGCGGAAATAAAAGGCCAAGTTACATTTGAAGATGTACATTTTGCCTATAATTCTGATGAACCAATCATCAACGGAATTTCGTTTGATGTAAAACCTGGAAAAACATTGGCTATCGTTGGTGCAACAGGATCTGGTAAGTCAACTTTGGTGAGGCTTCTGACTAAATTTTATGAATACAATGAAGGGAAAATTTCCATTGATGAGGTGGATATAAAAGTCTGGAATTTGGATTCGCTCCGAAGTCAGGTGGCATTTGTATTGCAGGATGTATTTTTATTTTCTGGCAGTATTTCAAACAACATTCGGTTGATAGATTCAAAAATAACAGAGGAAAAAATGCTTGATGCAGCTCGCCAGATTGGTGCCGATTCGTTTATTAAAAATCTGAGTGGAGGGTATAATTATGATGTTATGGAACGGGGTAGCTCATTATCTGTTGGGCAGAGGCAGTTGGTTTCATTCGCCCGTGCATTGGCTTTCGACCCCAAAATATTGATTTTGGACGAAGCCACATCCTCGGTTGATAGTGAGACAGAGCAACTCATTCAACAAGCCATTTCAAAATTGATGCAAGGCCGTACCAATATTGTCATAGCTCATAGGTTGAGTACCATACGCAATGCCGATGAAATTTTGGTGTTGGAAAAAGGTAAAGTCGTTGAGCGTGGCTCGCATGATGAGTTGGTAGAAAAAGAAGGGGCTTATTTCGAGTTGCTTAAAAATCAACAGGTGGAAGAGGTCTTTTATTAA
- a CDS encoding Uma2 family endonuclease, producing MLDESKEYTYAEYLTWKFKERVELIRGRIKKMSPAPSWMHQDINANTFTAFKKHFSKHTCKVFFSPIDVVLTISEKKKNTTVVQPDVCILCDLSKLDNHGIVGTPDLIVEILSPGNTKHDLDTKFRLYEEAKLPEYWIISPMERTILVYTLVDDVFIGSKVYTEGETAVSKHFAGLKVEVSKVFEGVLFE from the coding sequence ATGCTTGATGAAAGCAAAGAATATACCTATGCCGAATATCTTACATGGAAATTTAAAGAACGGGTAGAACTTATTCGGGGGAGAATAAAAAAAATGTCCCCAGCTCCTAGTTGGATGCACCAAGATATAAATGCAAACACATTCACAGCTTTCAAAAAGCATTTTAGCAAGCACACTTGTAAAGTTTTTTTTTCTCCGATTGACGTGGTTTTAACCATATCTGAGAAAAAGAAAAATACCACAGTTGTTCAGCCTGATGTATGTATTTTGTGTGATTTGTCAAAACTCGATAACCACGGAATTGTTGGCACACCCGATTTGATTGTTGAGATACTTTCGCCCGGAAATACCAAACATGATTTAGACACTAAATTTCGGCTATATGAAGAAGCAAAACTTCCTGAATATTGGATTATAAGCCCAATGGAACGTACCATTTTGGTTTATACCTTGGTAGATGATGTTTTTATTGGTTCTAAAGTTTATACCGAGGGTGAAACGGCAGTTAGCAAACACTTTGCCGGGCTAAAAGTGGAGGTATCAAAGGTGTTTGAGGGAGTTTTATTTGAATAA
- a CDS encoding Uma2 family endonuclease produces MKVEEPIASYGMLDESKEYTYAEYLTWKFKERVELIRGRIKKMAPAPSLNHQDSHHNTLKIFDTYFEKKSCRVYYAPVDVVLFVSSKDKKSTVVQPDICVLCDLAKRDNHGIIGTPDLIVEILSPGNTKYDLDTKFRLYEEAKLPEYWIISPMEHTILVYTLVDDVFIGSKVYTEGETAVSKHFAGLKVEVSKVFEGVHTN; encoded by the coding sequence ATGAAAGTAGAAGAGCCAATAGCGAGCTACGGAATGCTTGATGAAAGCAAAGAATATACCTATGCCGAATATCTTACATGGAAATTTAAAGAAAGGGTAGAACTTATTCGAGGGAGAATAAAAAAAATGGCTCCCGCACCCAGTTTGAATCATCAAGATTCGCATCACAACACTCTCAAAATATTTGACACCTATTTTGAAAAAAAATCATGCCGAGTTTATTACGCCCCTGTCGATGTAGTGCTTTTTGTTTCATCAAAAGACAAAAAGTCAACAGTGGTTCAACCCGACATTTGCGTATTGTGTGATTTAGCAAAACGCGATAATCATGGAATTATTGGCACACCCGATTTGATTGTTGAGATACTCTCGCCCGGCAATACCAAATATGATTTAGACACTAAATTTCGGCTGTATGAAGAAGCAAAACTTCCTGAATATTGGATTATTAGCCCAATGGAACATACCATTTTGGTTTATACTTTGGTAGATGATGTTTTTATTGGTTCTAAAGTTTATACCGAGGGCGAAACGGCTGTTAGCAAACACTTTGCAGGGCTAAAAGTGGAGGTATCAAAGGTGTTTGAGGGAGTGCATACAAATTAA
- the rsmG gene encoding 16S rRNA (guanine(527)-N(7))-methyltransferase RsmG produces the protein MEQLVELFPNLSLHQLDLFNRVEKLYADWNAQINVISRKDIDQFKTRHLLHSLSIALFTEFRSGGKVLDVGTGGGFPGIPLAILFPEVHFTLVDSIGKKIKVVQAVANELQLTNVTAINGRAEQISGQFDYVVSRAVTRLLPFFGWVDSKIDFSRFSNSGFYGLKGGDLTEEIAEFQKNYRKKHIKLFNLNSKLKDDFFETKKLVFVG, from the coding sequence ATGGAACAGTTAGTAGAGCTGTTTCCAAACCTCAGCCTTCATCAACTGGATTTGTTCAATCGAGTCGAAAAACTATATGCAGATTGGAATGCCCAAATCAATGTTATTTCCCGAAAAGACATTGACCAATTTAAAACCCGACACTTGTTACATTCTTTGTCCATCGCCCTTTTTACCGAATTTAGGTCGGGCGGAAAAGTGTTGGATGTGGGTACAGGAGGTGGTTTTCCAGGCATTCCTTTAGCCATTTTGTTTCCTGAAGTGCATTTTACACTGGTTGATAGTATTGGCAAAAAAATTAAAGTTGTTCAGGCGGTTGCCAATGAATTGCAGTTGACCAACGTAACTGCAATAAATGGCCGAGCCGAGCAAATAAGCGGACAATTCGACTATGTAGTATCGCGAGCCGTTACACGTTTGCTCCCGTTTTTTGGTTGGGTAGATTCCAAAATTGATTTCAGCAGATTTAGTAACAGCGGTTTTTATGGGCTTAAAGGTGGAGATTTGACAGAAGAAATAGCCGAATTTCAGAAGAATTATCGCAAAAAACATATCAAACTGTTTAATCTAAACTCAAAACTGAAGGACGACTTTTTTGAAACAAAAAAACTCGTTTTTGTTGGGTAA
- a CDS encoding glycosyltransferase, with product MNLAIILIAVFGLFALVQLYYYLAIFTKISKAPTNLLTNREGVSVIICSRNNRQGLEDNLPLILSQNHPNFEVIVVNDGSTDGTIDFLDLLAQENEKLKVLHLDIDERFHRGKKFAQTIGIKAAKHEQLIFTDSDCQPASTMWLQIMCNHFSESHHIVLGVGQYEQKRNLLNWLTQLDTFHTHLLFLNFSIAKKTYMGVGRNLAYKRSLFFSVKGFASHQHLLSGDDDLFVNETATAQNVSVCIEPEAKTISKPHEKWSHWIYQKRRHYSTGKLYKPAHKFMLGLYSISLFMFYVTFVLSLVLFPTYWLPILGIFILRFIVQAIVLLKNMQILGYKPYFFGYPLFDFGILFIQIFIGIRGYFSKPLRWNS from the coding sequence ATGAATTTAGCAATAATTCTAATCGCAGTTTTTGGATTGTTTGCCTTAGTGCAGTTGTATTATTATTTGGCAATTTTTACCAAAATATCAAAAGCTCCGACAAATTTACTCACCAATCGAGAAGGTGTTTCGGTTATTATTTGCAGCCGAAACAATCGTCAAGGTTTGGAAGATAATCTACCGCTCATTCTGTCGCAAAACCATCCAAATTTTGAAGTTATTGTTGTCAATGATGGTAGCACCGACGGTACCATCGATTTTTTAGATTTACTCGCCCAAGAAAACGAAAAACTAAAGGTGTTGCACCTCGACATTGACGAGCGTTTTCATCGAGGCAAAAAATTTGCTCAAACCATTGGCATTAAAGCGGCAAAACACGAACAACTTATTTTTACTGATTCTGATTGTCAACCTGCCTCCACTATGTGGCTTCAAATTATGTGTAATCATTTTTCAGAAAGTCATCATATTGTGTTGGGTGTGGGTCAATACGAACAAAAAAGAAACCTCTTAAACTGGCTCACACAGTTGGACACTTTCCACACACACCTGCTGTTTTTAAATTTTTCAATCGCTAAAAAAACATATATGGGTGTTGGCAGAAATTTGGCATACAAACGTTCGCTTTTCTTTAGTGTAAAGGGCTTTGCCAGTCATCAACACCTTTTATCAGGCGATGACGACTTGTTTGTAAACGAAACAGCAACCGCCCAGAATGTTTCTGTGTGCATAGAGCCCGAGGCAAAAACTATTTCAAAACCCCATGAAAAATGGAGTCATTGGATCTATCAAAAAAGAAGGCACTACAGCACCGGAAAACTGTATAAACCTGCACACAAATTCATGCTCGGACTGTATTCCATAAGCCTTTTTATGTTTTATGTCACATTTGTTCTATCACTTGTGTTGTTTCCAACCTATTGGCTACCCATTCTTGGTATTTTTATATTGCGATTTATAGTTCAGGCCATAGTATTGTTGAAAAATATGCAAATTTTGGGTTATAAACCTTATTTCTTTGGTTACCCGTTATTTGATTTTGGGATACTCTTCATTCAAATTTTTATTGGAATCCGCGGATATTTTTCAAAACCCTTGCGATGGAACAGTTAG
- a CDS encoding RNA 2'-phosphotransferase, protein MISEKQLVHISKFLSMVLRHQPETIGIQLDQNGWANVAELIEKSNKSGIQFDRDILNHIVATNSKKRFAFNETLEKIRASQGHSVGIELGYINQKPPEILYHGTGEKSVPSILNMGLEKRNRQHVHLSVSLETAIQVGQRHGKPFVFKVLAEQMFYDNFQFFISENGVWLTDHVPTKYLIPSN, encoded by the coding sequence ATGATTAGCGAAAAACAATTGGTGCATATCAGTAAGTTTTTGAGTATGGTTTTGAGACACCAGCCAGAAACTATTGGAATCCAGCTTGACCAAAATGGTTGGGCCAATGTTGCCGAATTGATAGAAAAATCGAACAAAAGTGGCATACAGTTCGACAGAGACATACTCAATCACATTGTTGCTACAAATTCTAAAAAAAGATTTGCTTTTAACGAAACACTTGAAAAAATTCGGGCAAGTCAAGGTCATTCAGTAGGAATAGAGTTAGGTTACATAAACCAAAAACCACCCGAAATTTTGTATCACGGAACCGGTGAAAAATCAGTTCCCTCCATTTTAAATATGGGACTTGAAAAACGAAACAGACAACATGTTCATTTAAGCGTTAGCCTGGAAACGGCTATACAGGTTGGGCAAAGACACGGTAAACCATTTGTATTTAAAGTACTTGCTGAACAAATGTTTTACGACAATTTTCAGTTTTTCATTTCAGAAAATGGTGTTTGGCTTACCGACCATGTACCTACAAAATACTTAATACCAAGTAACTAA